AAACAGCACAGGGTATTTTTGTGAACTTCCTCAACGTGCAGAAAACCGGCCGGATGAAAATTCCTTTTGGTATTGCGCAGGTAGGTAAGGCTTTCCGTAATGAGATCGTAGCCCGTCAGTTCGTATTCCGCATGCGCGAATTCGAACAAATGGAAATGCAGTTCTTTATTCGCCCTGGCACTGAAGATGAATGGTATGCTTACTGGAAAGAAGAACGCATGAAATGGCACAAGAGCCTGGGCCTTGATCCTGCAAGACTGCAATACCACGATCACGCAAAACTGGCATTCTATGCCAAAGCAGCCGTGGATATTGAATACGATTTCCCGATCGGGTTTAAAGAAGTGGAAGGTATCCACTCCCGCACAGACCACGACCTGAAACAACATCAGCAGTACTCTGGTAAGAAGATGCAATACTTCGATACAGAGATCAACCAGAATTACATTCCTTATGTAATTGAAACTTCTATCGGGTTAGACCGTTGCTGCCTGATGGTATTAAGTGAAGCATATGAAGAGCAGGACCTCGGCACGCCGGAGAAACCAGATAGCCGTGTGGTATTGAAGTTCCCCGCTAAGCTGGCACCTATCAAACTGGCTGTATTCCCACTTACGAAGAAAGATGGTTTACCAGAGCTGGCCAAGGAATTAATGGCAGACTGCAAAAAGAGTTTCTATTGCTATTACGAAGAAAAGGATAGCATCGGAAAACGTTACCGCCGCCAGGATGCGATCGGTACACCTTTCTGTGTAACCATTGATCATCAAACGAAAGAAGATGGCACAGTCACTGTCCGCTACAGAGACAGTATGGAACAGGAAAGGATACCGCTTACCAGCGTAAAAGAAATGGTAATGAAAAAGATCCTCGAATAAATTTCAAAAGGCCGGATAATCATCCGGCCTTTTTTTATATTTTAGGGGGAGACAAACTTAAGACCCTATTAAATGAACCTTAGACTCCTTTTAGCTTTAACAGCTGTTTTCAGCTGCGGACAACCTCAACCCGTTAATAACTATCCTTATCAGTATGTGGAAACCAAACAGGAAGAAAATAATGAAATGCTCTTATTCGCTTACAACGATTCTATCAATCCAGCCACTTTGCAGCAATTCTGTAAAGAGAAAAAGGATAGTTTCAAAAGCGGCTTTTTCCATTTCATTGTGATCTTTGATAAAAAGGAAAACGCGGTTTTCCCCAAAAATCCTTTAACCGCCATGTATGGCATGGATAAAGATGCACTGATGCACATCAGGGCCATCTATACTTTCAACAAACTGAACGGGTATAGTAAACTAACCATGTATGAAAAGAATGCTTACGAGAGTGCACCGGTGGTAACAGATATTCACTAGCCATATAACTCAAGATGGATATCATGCCGGTCGTACCCCATGGCTACGATCTTTTGTTTTGCTTCATCGATCATGGCCTTCCATCCGCAGAGGAAAAAATTCGCCGGCCTTTTATCTGCCAGCAATTCTTCATACACCGCATGTACATATCCCTTTCTGCCACTCCAGTCTTCCCTGGATAAAGTGGGGATGTATTGAAAACCCGGCATCTCTGCATGTAACTTCAACATTTCTTCCTTATACAAAAGATCTTTTTCGTAACGGGAGCCTGAAATGAGATAGATGTTGGGATGTGCAATGCCATGATTATGCAAATGATGTGTCATAGAGCGGAAAGGCGCAATGCCCGTTCCTGTGCAGATAAAAAAGAGGTCTTTTTCCAATAC
This DNA window, taken from Chitinophaga niabensis, encodes the following:
- a CDS encoding glycine--tRNA ligase, which encodes MATDQNKFQAIISHCKEYGFIFQSSEIYDGLSAVYDYGQYGAELKKNVRDYWWKSMTQMHENIVGIDSAIFMHPTIWKASGHVDNFSDPMIDNKDSKKRYRVDHLIEGYADTLPEAEKTALIQQMEDLLKGNDYPGLKKLIEDNKIKCAVSGTVNWTDVREFNLMFSTQMGSVAEDANEIYLRPETAQGIFVNFLNVQKTGRMKIPFGIAQVGKAFRNEIVARQFVFRMREFEQMEMQFFIRPGTEDEWYAYWKEERMKWHKSLGLDPARLQYHDHAKLAFYAKAAVDIEYDFPIGFKEVEGIHSRTDHDLKQHQQYSGKKMQYFDTEINQNYIPYVIETSIGLDRCCLMVLSEAYEEQDLGTPEKPDSRVVLKFPAKLAPIKLAVFPLTKKDGLPELAKELMADCKKSFYCYYEEKDSIGKRYRRQDAIGTPFCVTIDHQTKEDGTVTVRYRDSMEQERIPLTSVKEMVMKKILE
- a CDS encoding ferredoxin--NADP reductase is translated as MPEKWFTGVVTKIVEETYNTKRFWIRVPDRSSFDFKPGQFVTLDLPIHEKMNKRWRSYSIASHPNGTNEIELVIVLLEGGPGSTYLCTQVKEGTELTMRGPLGVFTLPEVLEKDLFFICTGTGIAPFRSMTHHLHNHGIAHPNIYLISGSRYEKDLLYKEEMLKLHAEMPGFQYIPTLSREDWSGRKGYVHAVYEELLADKRPANFFLCGWKAMIDEAKQKIVAMGYDRHDIHLELYG